A genomic segment from Danio aesculapii chromosome 17, fDanAes4.1, whole genome shotgun sequence encodes:
- the LOC130244763 gene encoding uncharacterized protein LOC130244763, giving the protein MAQATKVVKSIPPTVVDAPARAVHPEFLTARSHGFLRIMNRPAQWVVIITLLISWSVAGVVMFDFVSDDQIASIQDLGSDPGLAVNKAIEGIENRINHMNDVFNDANEYIAELIYNPKEALYSAVDSSLSYVTEMLTPDELIIETVKYGGTVFDEATEWVRFPVCFLFHLFEDILDIVFTPVDLLSEAVVQILSGIKAIAQYLSNMFEGTKGITDIAKLGGTLLDKVTDCIRFPVGYLFYLFEAILDVTIIYPADMASEAFLQILNVIKDTLASIFGFLKGDADITETAKLGGAVLDTVTDWIRLPVGYLFYLFEAILDVTIIYPADMASEAFLQVLNVIKNTLSTLFGFLEAWFPKMSTRPTELVEKVAEEATDVKTTMSNYLSSLFAGDEDGIPDVTFDPMKVVTDTVEEFADRRDMLLAYLSNMLMEDKVSDETPQVIRRKGEFLPPMEKVAEVLGKTQDPIYAAYIAVRSTAEIDGDKLEINEAEVDSAEDILVEQKVEKTVDRSENDAVASVEEEKAVGDIVDEEPFHTPEVTDEETATEKDEDTFDSNETTSDVQDIDNAIDAETEEIPEMVESVSDVGEEEPFEVTNEETATEQVEDTADSNEITSNAADMQDVDNISDVDTEEIPKTVGDVSDVGEEEPSEVIDEVMATEKIEDVSGSTRLTSNAADVKDTDDTSDAVTDKDEIKTVEDFSEVTEEEISDVPEVIDEEMVEKSDDSFHFAEDKPTELISDAPDVTEDIDDISDDKVSAVSEENESIQEATKTVSDVTENETSDMTDVVDEEMEAGKADDISHFVEDESIEITSDATVGKEDTDAFTVTEEKETIESLQEAAMKMSQNADEEIPNVTKMVEEPDTSDFMDELEEPEKDEDEISVTNDQVETAQDVIFPKEKVEAAELDDHDKLKAKDGSQVDDIKKEVVEIADADNDLQNELDKDEIKVEDASDQTILASTAAEEDHDDDGAPVLLTVQHEHSDRDDKNNNNNDRKRDARGLIKRKTPKSHSTETDEQNAHKDLHKESDKVLEQVKEAKEKKAREEIYKIIQEMREEKAEGVEEEIVLQQINITVEKVKKEETVKKEEKAKRKEKAQEPKGAAKKVKPAKKDDAVKKEAKTEDAKISKDKTKAVPVKKGM; this is encoded by the exons ATGGCTCAGGCAACCAAAG TAGTGAAGTCCATCCCTCCCACCGTTGTAGATGCTCCAGCTAGAGCAGTGCATCCAGAATTCCTTACAGCCAGGAGTCATGGATTTTTACGAATCATGAATCGTCCGGCACAATGGGTGGTCATCATCACACTTCTGATCTCTTGGTCAGTAGCTGGTGTTGTCATGTTTGACTTTGTCAGTGATGATCAGATTGCAA GCATCCAGGATTTAGGTTCAGATCCAGGGCTAGCAGTGAACAAGGCCATTGAAGGGATCGAAAACAGGATAAACCACATGAATGATGTGTTTAATGATGCTAATG AATACATCGCTGAATTAATATATAATCCGAAGGAAGCTCTGTATTCAGCAGTTGACTCATCTCTGTCTTATGTGACAGAAATGCTCACTCCGGATG AATTAATCATCGAAACTGTGAAATATGGTGGCACTGTATTTGATGAGGCTACAGAATGGGTCAGATTTCCAGTTTGCTTCTTATTCCACTTATTTGAAG ATATCCTGGATATAGTCTTTACGCCAGTGGATTTGCTGAGTGAAGCTGTTGTGCAAATTTTAAGTGGAATCAAGGCTATTGCACAGTATCTTTCAAACATGTTCGAAGGCACTAAAG GCATCACTGATATAGCCAAACTTGGAGGGACTTTGTTGGATAAGGTTACTGACTGTATTCGATTCCCAGTGGGttacttattttacttatttgaaG CCATCCTGGATGTAACCATCATTTATCCAGCGGATATGGCAAGTGAAGCGTTTCTGCAAATTTTGAATGTGATCAAGGACACTTTAGCAAGCATATTCGGGTTCCTCAAAG GTGATGCAGACATCACTGAAACAGCCAAACTTGGGGGCGCTGTATTGGATACGGTAACTGACTGGATTCGATTGCCAGTGGGttacttattttacttatttgaaG CCATCCTGGATGTAACCATTATTTATCCAGCGGATATGGCAAGTGAAGCATTTCTGCAAGttttaaatgtgatcaagaacaCTTTATCTACCCTGTTTGGGTTCCTGGAag CTTGGTTCCCCAAAATGAGCACTCGTCCTACAGAGCTGGTTGAAAAAGTTGCAGAGGAAGCCACTGATGTAAAGACCACCATGTCTAATTATTTGTCCAGTCTGTTTGCAGGGGATGAAG ATGGTATTCCTGACGTCACTTTTGATCCCATGAAAGTTGTCACAGACACCGTTGAGGAGTTTGCAGACAGGAGAGATATGTTGTTGGCCTATCTCTCAAACATGCTCATGGAAGACAAAG TTTCAGATGAAACACCACAAGTGATAAGACGGAAAG GTGAATTTCTGCCCCCTATGGAAAAAG TTGCAGAAGTACTAGGAAAAACTCAGGACCCCATCTACGCTGCCTACATCGCTGTGAGATCCACAGCTGAGATAGACGGCGATAAACTGGAAATAAATGAGGCCGAGGTGGACTCTGCTGAAGATATCTTGGTAGAACAAAAAGTTGAAAAGACAGTGGACCGCTCTGAAAATGATGCAGTTGCCTCTGTTGAGGAGGAAAAAGCAGTTGGTGATATTGTAGATGAGGAACCTTTTCATACACCTGAAGTCACAGATGAAGAAACAGCAACAGAAAAGGATGAAGACACCTTTGATTCAAATGAAACTACTTCTGATGTGCAAGATATTGATAATGCCATAGATGCTGAGACTGAAGAAATTCCTGAAATGGTTGAAAGTGTTTCAGATGTTGGAGAAGAGGAACCTTTTGAAGTAACAAATGAAGAAACGGCAACTGAACAGGTTGAAGACACCGCTGATTCAAATGAAATCACTTCTAATGCCGCAGATATGCAAGATGTTGATAATATTTCTGATGTTGATACTGAAGAAATTCCTAAAACGGTTGGAGATGTTTCAGATGTTGGTGAAGAGGAACCTTCTGAAGTCATAGATGAAGTAATGGCAACTGAAAAGATTGAAGACGTCTCTGGTTCAACTCGATTGACTTCCAATGCTGCAGATGTGAAAGACACTGATGATACCTCAGATGCTGTCACAGATAAGGATGAGATTAAAACAGTTGAAGATTTTTCAGAAGTTACAGAGGAGGAAATTTCTGATGTGCCAGAAGTCATAGATGAGGAAATGGTTGAAAAGTCTGACGATAGCTTTCATTTTGCAGAGGACAAACCAACTGAATTGATTTCTGATGCTCCAGATGTAACAGAAGACATTGATGATATATCAGATGATAAAGTCTCTGCAGTTTcagaggaaaatgaatcaattcaAGAAGCTACTAAAACAGTCTCAGATGTTACAGAGAATGAAACTTCTGATATGACAGATGTCGTAGATGAGGAAATGGAAGCTGGAAAGGCTGATGATATCTCCCATTTTGTAGAGGATGAATCAATTGAAATTACTTCTGATGCTACAGTTGGGAAGGAAGACACTGATGCCTTTACAGTTACAGAAGAGAAAGAAACAATTGAAAGCCTTCAAGAAGCAGCAATGAAAATGTCACAAAATGCAGATGAAGAAATCCCCAATGTCACAAAGATGGTTGAAGAACCTGATACTTCTGATTTTATGGATGAGTTAGAAGAACCTGAAAAAGATGAAGATGAAATTAGTGTCACCAATGACCAGGTTGAAACGGCTCAAGATGTCATATTTCCAAAGGAAAAAGTGGAAGCAGCAGAACTTGATGATCATGACAAACTCAAGGCTAAAGATGGTTCACAAGTGGATGACATCAAGAAGGAAGTTGTGGAAATTGCAGATGCTGATAATGACCTTCAGAACGAGTTAGATAAAGATGAGATTAAGGTTGAAGATGCGTCTGATCAAACTATCTTGGCAAGCACAGCTGCTGAAGAAGACCATGATGATGATGGAGCGCCTGTCCTCCTTACTGTCCAACATGAGCACTCAGACAgagatgataaaaataataataacaatgacagaAAGAGAGACGCCAGAGGTCTGATCAAGAGAAAAACACCAAAGAGCCATTCCACTGAAACTGATGAACAAAACGCGCACAAGGATCTTCATAAAGAGTCTGATAAAG